The Candidatus Eisenbacteria bacterium genomic interval GGGCATGATGAGGCGGGTCTCGTACTGCCCGGCCCTGCGCGCCACCTGGCCCAGGATGTTGACGCTGGCTACGGTGGCGACCTCTTCCATCGGGTCGAGGCCGGGGCAGTAAAGGATCGGGCGACCCATCTCGGTCGCCCGACCCACCGCCTCATCGACCGCCTCGAGCCCCGCGATCCTCCGGATGAAGATCGACCCGCCTCTGCGGGCGCGCCTGATGAACCAGACCAGGACGGCGGCGAAGAGCACCGCCGCGACCGCCGTCGGCAGGCGATCGATATGGAGCGCGGACACGGGCGCTCGACGTCCCTATCCCTTGCGAGCCTGCTCCTCGGCGGCCTTCTTGAGCTTTTCGTTCGCCATGACGGCGACCTCGACCCGGCGATTGGCCTGCTTTCCCTCGGACGTGGCGTTGTCGGCGACCGGCTGCGTCTCGCCGTAACCGATCGTCGACATCCTGCCGCTCTCGACGTTCCGCGAGGCGAGATAGAACGAGACGCTCTTGGCCCGGCGCTCGGAGAGAAGCTGGTTGTGCTCCTCCGTTCCGTCGGAGTCGGTGTGCCCCTCGATCAGGATGTTCGTGTCGGGGTACTTCGCGAAGATGGAGGCCAGCTTCTCGATATTCTCCTTCGCTGCCGGCCTGAGCTCCGCCTTGTTGACGTCGAAGAGGATTCCGGACTCGAAGGTGAGCTTGATGCCCTCGCCGACACGCTCAACCTTGGCGCCCTCCAGGTCGTTCTCCATCTCGGCCGCCTGCTTGTCCATGTAGTCGCCGATGACCACTCCCGCGGCGCCTCCGACGGCCGCCCCGATGATGGCGCCGGCGGCCGTGTTGCCCGCCTGCTTGCCGATCACCCCGCCGATCACCGTGCCGGCCGTGCCGCCGATGATCAGTCCCTTCTCTTTCCGGGTGAGGCTTGCGCAGCCGATACTCCCGGCCAACAGGATCGCGACCATCGCATAGGAAACGAATCTCTTCATCTCAGACCTCTCCTCTCGTTCAAGCAGGCCCTCTCCGCATGCCGACCTACGGAAGAATCTTGCCCCTTCCCACGAGGCTCTCCACCGCCAGCAAGCCAAGCACCATCATAAGCAGGATGGGCCAGAGCTCGCGACCATGACGTTCCTCGAGCAGATCCCGGGTGATCTCTCCATCCGGCGCGAGGATCGCAGCCGGAGGCTCGAAGAGGTCCCGGAGCCAAGCCTCGGGGGCGACGCGCAGATCGGACTCCCGCGCGTCGAGATTCACCGCGAAGAGCCCGAGACGAGCCCCGTCGGTCCGCGCGATCTCGTAGATTCCCGGAGACCTCGTGGGCGGACCCTTGAGCCAGATCCTGCCTTCCCTCTCGGACCGCTCCATGGCCGAGCGCGCGCCCTGAGGGTCGATCATGAGAGCTTCTTGGGCGCCCAGGCGATCGATGTCGACGGCATGCTCGATCATCTCCCCCGCCAGCAGGCGATCGCGTCCGCCGCCGTGCGCGATCAGGTACTGCATCATCCTGTGGAGCAGCGGCAGGAAGGCCCCGCTGGTCGGCAGATCGTTCCAGCGGCCGTCGAGCGAGGACGTGAACACGAGCGTCCCGCGATCCTCTATCAGCGCGGGCAGGCCTCCCGAGAACTCGGCGAGCACGCGCGCCTCCGGCCCGGGCCTTCCCTCCAAGATGCGCCGGAACTTGGCCGCCGAGAGGTTCTCCCCCGCGGCGGTTCCGAATCCGTCGAAGATCGGATGGCCCGTCGCGGCCACCCTGAGGCTGCGGTAGGCGTCCGGTCCCTCGGTTTCGCCCCGGGACCCGAGCAGCTCGATGTCGGCCAAGTTGCGGGAGAGCGTCGAGTTGTACATTCGCGGATCGGTCCGCTCCCCGAGCACGATGAGCAGGCCTCCGCCCTCCGCGCGGAAGCGCTCGATCTGCCCGAGCGCGGCCTCCGGCAGGCGGCCCAGATCGAGCAGGATGACCGCGTCGGCCCGGATCGCGGCCGCGAGCCCCGAAGCGTCGGCTGAGATCGCCTCGACGCTGAAGAACTCATGCGTGCCGCTCGGATCCAGGGCGAGAGAGACATAGCGGGCCGCGGGATCCTCTTCCGGGTTCGGGGCCCCCGAGACGACCAGGACCGTGCGCACTCCCGGCTGCTCGGTCACGAGGAAAGCCTGATTGTCCGCGGGGAGAGGATCGGGGGCCAGAGCGACGCGTAGCCCTCCGGTCGAGGGGAGCCTGCGCAGGAGGACGCTCATCTCGGTTCTGCCCATCGGCGGCACGGTGACGTAGGCCTCGCCGAGCGCTTCCGGGTTCTCCCCATCGCTCAGCGCGCGCAGAACGACATCGCGCGCCTCCTTCTCGGATTCGTTCGACACGGTGACGATCAGACGCGCGCCGCCTTCCGGCCCCGCCCCCAATGGATCGAGCCTGAGCCGCTCGATCGCGAGGTTGTCGATGGAGAGCCTGCGTGCCGGGATGAGATAGACGCGCGGTCCGGCCATCGCGGCCCGGCTCAGCGCCTCCGGGATCTTCACGGTCGCGCTGTCGCCGCTCTGGCGG includes:
- a CDS encoding OmpA family protein, encoding MKRFVSYAMVAILLAGSIGCASLTRKEKGLIIGGTAGTVIGGVIGKQAGNTAAGAIIGAAVGGAAGVVIGDYMDKQAAEMENDLEGAKVERVGEGIKLTFESGILFDVNKAELRPAAKENIEKLASIFAKYPDTNILIEGHTDSDGTEEHNQLLSERRAKSVSFYLASRNVESGRMSTIGYGETQPVADNATSEGKQANRRVEVAVMANEKLKKAAEEQARKG